Proteins from a single region of Streptomyces spectabilis:
- a CDS encoding CheR family methyltransferase has translation MGETRDSETDEELEDLLGFLRDARGFDFTGYKRSSLGRRIRKRMQDADVTSYADYRDRLETSADEFGALFNTILINVTSMFRDPDAWTYLQSEVLPELLAAVLPEDEIRVWSAGCSSGEEAYSLAIMFAEALGIEESLNRVKIYATDVDEEALRDARTALYTAKSLEALPVELRDKYFEQNGTQYSFRPDLRRRVIFGRHDVTRDAPISRLDLLVCRNTLMYFNVEAQTQIIDRFHYALREGGYLFLGKAEMLLNDGDRFQVVSMRQRLFRRRPGDAGPPYQPAPLKLRAGVTFEPRSAARTRQMRDLIMDALPVPAVAVDTEGAVVLINSQARVQFGLTTNDCGRPFQDLEVSYRPVELRSLIEQSTHERRTLRVNSVERRVGDDVQYVDILIQPLTGPNGLPSGTIISFTDVTVPTRLKSEVKRVREELETAYEELQSTNEELETTNEELQSSIEELETTNEELQSTNEELETTNEELQSGNEELETMNEELRIRTEELDEVHAFLEGVMSSIAAGVVVLDTDTKVKSWNRGAADLWGLRRDEVMDELFFGLDFGLPTEELRSVVQKCLDTRKRTGPVVVSAVNRIGRGIMCHVVCSPFDGHHGGVVLLMEEGTSLLEDGAGASLN, from the coding sequence ATGGGCGAAACACGAGACTCCGAAACGGACGAGGAGCTGGAGGACCTCCTCGGCTTTCTGAGGGACGCCCGCGGTTTCGACTTCACCGGGTACAAGCGCTCCTCGCTGGGCCGCCGCATCCGCAAGCGGATGCAGGACGCCGACGTCACCTCGTACGCGGACTACCGCGACCGCCTGGAGACCAGCGCGGACGAATTCGGCGCGCTCTTCAACACCATCCTCATCAACGTGACCTCGATGTTCCGGGACCCGGACGCGTGGACGTACCTCCAGAGCGAGGTGCTGCCCGAGCTGCTGGCCGCCGTGCTGCCCGAGGACGAGATCAGGGTGTGGAGCGCGGGCTGCTCCAGCGGCGAGGAGGCGTACTCACTGGCGATCATGTTCGCCGAGGCGCTCGGCATCGAGGAGAGCCTGAACCGGGTCAAGATCTACGCCACGGACGTCGACGAGGAGGCACTGCGCGACGCCCGCACCGCGCTGTACACCGCCAAGAGCCTGGAGGCCCTGCCGGTGGAGCTGCGCGACAAGTACTTCGAGCAGAACGGCACGCAGTACAGCTTCCGGCCCGACCTGCGGCGCCGGGTGATCTTCGGGCGGCACGACGTGACCCGGGACGCCCCCATCTCCCGGCTCGACCTGCTGGTGTGCCGCAACACCCTGATGTACTTCAACGTCGAGGCGCAGACGCAGATCATCGACCGGTTCCACTACGCGCTGCGCGAGGGCGGCTACCTCTTCCTCGGCAAGGCCGAGATGCTCCTGAACGACGGCGACCGCTTCCAGGTCGTCAGCATGCGACAGCGCCTCTTCCGGCGCCGCCCCGGGGACGCCGGGCCGCCCTACCAGCCCGCGCCGCTGAAGCTCCGGGCGGGCGTCACGTTCGAACCGCGCTCCGCGGCGCGCACCCGCCAGATGCGCGACCTCATCATGGACGCCCTGCCGGTGCCCGCGGTCGCCGTCGACACCGAGGGAGCGGTCGTCCTGATCAACAGCCAGGCGCGGGTGCAGTTCGGCCTCACCACCAACGACTGCGGGCGGCCCTTCCAGGACCTGGAGGTCTCCTACCGCCCCGTCGAGCTGCGCTCGCTGATCGAGCAGTCCACGCACGAGCGCAGGACGCTGCGCGTCAACAGCGTGGAGCGCCGCGTCGGCGACGACGTCCAGTACGTCGACATCCTGATCCAGCCGCTCACCGGTCCCAACGGGCTGCCGTCGGGCACCATCATCAGCTTCACCGACGTCACGGTCCCCACCCGGCTCAAGTCCGAGGTCAAGCGGGTGCGGGAGGAGCTGGAGACGGCGTACGAGGAGCTCCAGTCCACGAACGAGGAGCTGGAGACCACCAACGAGGAACTCCAGTCCAGCATCGAGGAGCTGGAGACGACGAACGAGGAGCTCCAGTCCACGAACGAGGAGCTGGAGACCACCAACGAGGAACTCCAGTCCGGCAACGAGGAACTGGAGACCATGAACGAGGAACTCCGGATCCGCACCGAGGAGTTGGACGAGGTGCACGCCTTCCTGGAGGGCGTGATGAGCAGCATCGCGGCGGGTGTGGTGGTCCTGGACACGGACACCAAGGTCAAGAGCTGGAACCGGGGCGCGGCCGACCTGTGGGGGCTGCGCCGTGACGAGGTCATGGACGAGCTGTTCTTCGGGCTCGACTTCGGGCTGCCGACGGAGGAGCTGCGGTCCGTGGTCCAGAAGTGCCTCGACACCCGCAAGCGCACAGGTCCGGTCGTGGTGTCCGCGGTGAACCGCATCGGCCGCGGCATCATGTGCCACGTGGTCTGCTCGCCCTTCGACGGCCACCACGGTGGCGTCGTCCTGCTGATGGAGGAAGGCACCAGCCTGCTCGAGGACGGCGCGGGCGCCTCCCTGAACTGA
- a CDS encoding GAF and ANTAR domain-containing protein encodes MTQGDGYADQAMTAWRRAASARARAARVDEAASRQEELAAATGREVHLKMAEALRSAAGCHRSSAQLQESFARRMSGWARGRGPRPRFMSGVAEACGTGSAALTLVDGRQRQLAVAASDGPARAAQDLEFMLSEGPTKDATLRRDLVFVAHEEIETRWPCYGPALTALGIREVAAVPLGSADHCLGALAVFDPRPGLVGTRAFAEIVGALTRTVLLDPDADPELYGGIDHRDVVQQAAGMLSVHAGCQVEDALALIKARAFSGAESLEALARKIVSGDLKMNPGDWP; translated from the coding sequence ATGACCCAGGGCGACGGCTATGCCGACCAGGCGATGACGGCCTGGCGTCGCGCCGCATCCGCGCGGGCGCGGGCCGCCCGCGTGGACGAGGCGGCCTCGCGGCAGGAGGAGTTGGCGGCGGCCACGGGACGCGAGGTACACCTGAAAATGGCTGAGGCGCTGCGCTCCGCGGCGGGTTGTCACCGCTCGTCGGCACAGCTGCAGGAGTCGTTCGCGCGCCGCATGTCGGGGTGGGCGCGGGGGCGAGGGCCCCGGCCGCGGTTCATGAGCGGCGTCGCCGAGGCCTGCGGCACGGGCAGCGCGGCGCTCACCCTCGTGGACGGGCGGCAGCGGCAGCTCGCCGTCGCCGCGTCCGACGGTCCCGCGCGGGCCGCGCAGGACCTGGAGTTCATGCTCAGCGAGGGGCCCACCAAGGACGCCACGCTCCGCCGGGACCTGGTCTTCGTGGCGCACGAGGAGATCGAGACGCGCTGGCCCTGCTACGGCCCGGCCCTCACCGCGCTGGGCATCCGGGAGGTCGCCGCGGTCCCGCTGGGCTCCGCCGACCACTGCCTCGGCGCGCTCGCGGTGTTCGACCCGCGCCCCGGCCTCGTCGGCACCCGGGCGTTCGCGGAGATCGTCGGGGCGCTGACCCGCACGGTCCTCCTCGACCCGGACGCCGATCCCGAGCTGTACGGCGGCATCGACCACCGGGACGTGGTGCAGCAGGCGGCGGGCATGCTCTCCGTGCACGCGGGATGCCAGGTCGAGGACGCCCTCGCGCTCATCAAGGCGCGGGCGTTCAGCGGCGCGGAGAGCCTGGAAGCGCTCGCGCGGAAGATCGTGTCCGGTGACTTGAAGATGAATCCGGGAGACTGGCCATGA
- a CDS encoding GAF and ANTAR domain-containing protein, producing the protein MTVSQQRLAEAFVELAGGAPGEPVDPPALLAALASHGCELLGTRACAVLGVSSETEEAQVYASEAGARDLVLGAYQEGEGPGPYCQETGRPVERTDLENPVARLRWPHYVPQALALGYTHVAAHPLRGRERTVGALVLFGSREEPVTDEGLAIGQSLVALVASALLREDELRRSHTLTGQLQHALSSRLVIEQAKGVLAARRALTMDESFALLRGYARSHQRKLAGVARDVVEGRLEP; encoded by the coding sequence ATGACCGTGTCGCAGCAGCGCCTTGCCGAGGCCTTCGTGGAACTCGCGGGCGGCGCCCCCGGAGAACCGGTCGACCCGCCCGCCCTGCTTGCGGCGCTCGCCTCCCACGGCTGCGAACTCCTCGGCACCCGCGCCTGCGCGGTCCTCGGCGTGTCGTCGGAGACCGAGGAAGCGCAGGTGTACGCGTCCGAGGCCGGGGCCCGCGACCTCGTCCTGGGGGCGTACCAGGAGGGCGAGGGGCCGGGGCCGTACTGCCAGGAGACCGGCCGTCCCGTGGAGCGCACCGACCTGGAGAACCCGGTCGCCCGGCTGCGCTGGCCGCACTACGTACCGCAGGCGCTGGCCCTGGGGTACACGCATGTCGCGGCCCATCCGCTGCGGGGGCGCGAGCGGACCGTGGGCGCGCTGGTGCTCTTCGGCTCCCGTGAGGAGCCGGTCACCGACGAGGGGCTTGCCATCGGTCAGTCCCTCGTGGCCCTCGTGGCCTCGGCGCTGCTGCGGGAGGACGAGCTGCGCCGGTCCCACACCCTCACCGGGCAGCTCCAGCACGCCCTGAGCAGCCGCCTCGTGATCGAGCAGGCCAAGGGCGTCCTCGCCGCGCGCCGGGCGCTGACCATGGACGAGTCGTTCGCGCTCCTGCGCGGCTACGCCCGCTCGCACCAGCGGAAGCTGGCGGGGGTGGCCCGGGACGTGGTGGAGGGCAGGCTGGAGCCCTGA
- a CDS encoding DUF5324 family protein — protein sequence MTRKDSVRAAADSAKESARHAADAVAPYAEEAKDRATHLAQEARSRLAPKVSHAAHAAADQARVQYGAHVAPRVVQARGHVPPKLDHAAHEAAARTRRAARQAADFSKPRIEHAVAVSGPVREEAKGRGAAALAALRGQVSPQEIKELARRQERRARTGRTVKRLAVLGLLGAAAVAVWKWWDKQANPDWLVEPPAATEIPADRTPLTSVDGSGQASLDPEVQAKQAEAEAEGRNEQG from the coding sequence GTGACCCGCAAAGACAGCGTGCGCGCCGCGGCCGACTCGGCGAAGGAAAGCGCGCGGCACGCCGCGGACGCGGTGGCGCCCTACGCCGAAGAAGCCAAGGACCGGGCCACTCACCTGGCACAGGAGGCGCGCTCGCGCCTCGCCCCGAAGGTGTCGCACGCGGCACACGCCGCCGCCGACCAGGCCCGCGTCCAGTACGGGGCGCACGTCGCGCCGCGCGTGGTGCAGGCGCGCGGGCATGTGCCGCCGAAACTCGACCACGCGGCGCACGAGGCCGCGGCCCGCACCCGCAGGGCCGCCCGCCAGGCCGCCGACTTCTCGAAGCCCCGCATCGAGCACGCCGTGGCCGTCTCCGGTCCGGTCCGCGAGGAGGCGAAGGGCCGGGGAGCGGCGGCGCTCGCCGCACTGCGCGGCCAGGTGTCGCCGCAGGAGATCAAGGAGCTGGCCCGCAGGCAGGAGCGCCGGGCCCGCACCGGCCGCACGGTCAAGCGCCTTGCCGTCCTCGGTCTGCTCGGCGCCGCCGCGGTGGCCGTGTGGAAGTGGTGGGACAAGCAGGCCAACCCGGACTGGCTGGTCGAGCCGCCGGCGGCCACGGAGATCCCCGCCGACCGCACCCCGCTGACCTCGGTGGACGGCAGCGGCCAGGCGTCCCTCGACCCCGAGGTGCAGGCGAAGCAGGCGGAGGCCGAGGCGGAGGGCCGGAACGAGCAAGGCTGA
- a CDS encoding peptidylprolyl isomerase, with the protein MAEQLYATLKTNQGDIEIRLLPNHAPKTVRNFVELAQGEREWVHPATGKKSTDKLYDGTVFHRVISGFMIQGGDPLGNGTGGPGYEFEDEFHPDLAFDKPYLLAMANAGPGTNGSQFFITVSPTAWLTRKHTIFGEVTSDAGKKVVDAIAGTQTNPRTDRPVSDVVIESVVVETREG; encoded by the coding sequence GTGGCTGAGCAGCTTTACGCCACTCTCAAGACCAACCAGGGCGACATCGAGATCCGGCTTCTGCCGAACCACGCGCCCAAAACGGTCAGGAACTTTGTTGAGCTCGCTCAGGGCGAGCGCGAGTGGGTGCACCCCGCGACCGGCAAGAAGTCCACGGACAAGCTGTACGACGGCACGGTCTTCCACCGGGTGATCAGCGGCTTCATGATCCAGGGCGGCGACCCGCTGGGCAACGGCACGGGCGGCCCGGGCTACGAGTTCGAGGACGAGTTCCACCCGGACCTCGCCTTCGACAAGCCGTACCTGCTGGCCATGGCGAACGCGGGCCCGGGCACCAACGGCTCCCAGTTCTTCATCACGGTCTCCCCGACCGCGTGGCTGACCCGCAAGCACACCATCTTCGGCGAGGTCACCAGCGACGCCGGGAAGAAGGTCGTGGACGCCATCGCCGGCACGCAGACCAACCCGCGCACGGACCGCCCGGTGAGCGACGTCGTCATCGAGTCCGTCGTCGTCGAGACGCGCGAGGGCTGA
- a CDS encoding rhomboid family intramembrane serine protease codes for MDQAPGSPQDAQSLPSCYRHPGRETGISCTRCERPICPECMISASVGFQCPECVQGGSGTGHAPAASQPRTLAGGTLTQDPRLLTKIILTINVLVFIAVRAREDLVGDLFLIGRWPPEPFPATEGVADGDTYRLVTAMFTHQEIWHIAFNMLGLWWLGGPLEAALGRARFLALYLLSGLGGSALTYLVSDPSDASLGASGAIFGLLGATAVLMRRLNYDMRPVIALLALNLLFTFTWSGIAWQAHVGGLVAGVAIAYGMVHAPRERRALVQWGTCALVFLAIAVTVVVRTVQLT; via the coding sequence ATGGACCAGGCGCCAGGCAGCCCGCAGGACGCGCAGAGCCTGCCGAGCTGCTACCGGCATCCCGGCCGGGAGACGGGTATCAGCTGCACCCGCTGCGAGCGTCCGATCTGCCCGGAGTGCATGATCAGTGCCTCGGTCGGCTTCCAGTGCCCCGAGTGCGTCCAGGGCGGCTCCGGCACCGGGCACGCCCCGGCGGCCAGCCAGCCGCGCACGCTTGCGGGCGGCACGCTCACGCAGGACCCGCGCCTGCTCACGAAGATCATCCTCACGATCAACGTCCTGGTGTTCATCGCGGTCCGCGCCCGTGAGGACCTGGTCGGGGATCTGTTCCTGATCGGCCGGTGGCCGCCGGAGCCGTTCCCCGCCACCGAGGGCGTGGCGGACGGCGATACGTACCGCCTGGTCACGGCCATGTTCACGCACCAGGAGATCTGGCACATCGCGTTCAACATGCTGGGTCTTTGGTGGCTCGGCGGTCCGCTGGAGGCGGCGCTCGGCCGGGCGCGCTTCCTCGCGCTCTATCTGCTGTCGGGGCTCGGCGGCAGTGCCCTGACGTATCTGGTCTCGGATCCCAGCGACGCCTCGCTCGGTGCCTCCGGGGCGATCTTCGGCCTGCTCGGCGCGACGGCGGTCCTGATGCGCCGTCTGAACTACGACATGCGCCCGGTCATCGCGCTCCTCGCGCTGAACCTGCTGTTCACGTTCACCTGGAGCGGCATCGCCTGGCAGGCGCACGTCGGCGGTCTCGTCGCCGGTGTCGCCATCGCGTACGGCATGGTGCACGCGCCCCGCGAGCGCCGGGCCCTGGTGCAGTGGGGCACCTGCGCCCTGGTGTTCCTGGCGATCGCGGTCACCGTGGTCGTCCGGACCGTGCAGCTCACCTGA
- the crgA gene encoding cell division protein CrgA, translating into MPKSRIRKKADDYTPPSSKKATNIKLTSRSWVAPVMLAMFLIGLAWIVVFYVTDGELPIDPLGNWNIVVGFGFIAAGFGVSTQWK; encoded by the coding sequence GTGCCGAAGTCACGTATCCGCAAGAAGGCAGACGACTACACGCCCCCGTCGTCGAAGAAGGCGACGAACATCAAGCTGACCAGCCGCAGCTGGGTCGCTCCGGTGATGCTGGCGATGTTCCTGATCGGCCTGGCCTGGATCGTCGTCTTCTACGTCACGGACGGCGAGCTTCCGATCGACCCGCTGGGCAACTGGAACATCGTCGTCGGCTTCGGCTTCATCGCCGCGGGCTTCGGCGTCTCCACTCAGTGGAAGTAA
- a CDS encoding DUF881 domain-containing protein: protein MSNSADFPSGTDRPSPGTGRRRRWRPVRVLTAGVFALAGLLFMTSFNTAKGTNIRTDDSLLKLSDLIQERSRKNKDLDQSTGSLRDEVESLARRDSPGTKADDARLNALERNAGTKKLSGQAVSVTLTDAPPHATAKLPGYPEPQPNDLVIHQQDLQAVVNALWQGGAEGIKVMDQRLISTSAVRCVGNTLILQGRVYSPPYKVTAIGDPDRLKKALAASPEIQNYMLYVNAYGLGWKVDDDGAVTLPGYSGTVNLHYAKPVD from the coding sequence TTGAGCAATTCCGCCGACTTCCCCTCGGGCACGGACCGGCCATCGCCGGGCACGGGCCGACGCCGCCGCTGGCGGCCGGTCCGGGTGCTCACCGCGGGCGTCTTCGCCCTCGCCGGGCTGCTCTTCATGACCAGCTTCAACACGGCCAAGGGCACCAACATCCGCACCGACGACTCCCTCCTGAAGCTCTCCGACCTCATCCAGGAACGCAGCCGCAAGAACAAGGACCTCGACCAGTCCACCGGCTCGCTGCGCGACGAGGTCGAGTCCCTCGCCCGCCGCGACAGCCCCGGCACCAAGGCCGACGACGCCCGGCTCAACGCCCTGGAGCGGAACGCGGGCACCAAGAAGCTCAGCGGCCAGGCCGTCTCCGTCACCCTCACCGACGCCCCGCCGCACGCCACCGCGAAGCTCCCCGGCTACCCCGAGCCCCAGCCCAACGACCTGGTGATCCACCAGCAGGACCTCCAGGCCGTGGTCAACGCCCTGTGGCAGGGCGGCGCCGAGGGCATCAAGGTCATGGACCAGCGGCTGATCTCCACCAGCGCCGTGCGCTGCGTCGGCAACACCCTGATCCTCCAGGGCCGCGTCTACTCACCGCCGTACAAGGTGACCGCGATCGGTGACCCCGACCGGCTCAAGAAGGCCCTCGCCGCCTCGCCCGAGATCCAGAACTACATGCTCTACGTCAACGCCTACGGGCTCGGCTGGAAAGTCGACGACGACGGGGCGGTGACTCTTCCCGGTTACTCGGGCACAGTGAACCTTCATTACGCGAAGCCTGTGGACTAG
- a CDS encoding class E sortase: MSVRVIVRTLSELCITVGTLIVLFVAYVLFWTGVKADRAMDQQIDRLQDRWSQGRVATGAGALDASPPKPALYENGEPFAVMYVPRFGFTWNKPVLQGTATDILKKGLGHYARTARLGQKGNFAVAGHRRTYGDPFKDFPELRPGDAVVLTDGTTWFTYRIDRKPYKTLPSDTGVVDPVPRGSGYRETGRYLTLTTCEPEWGHSHRLIAWAHLDATQPVEAGKPEALRR; the protein is encoded by the coding sequence GTGTCGGTACGCGTGATCGTCCGGACGCTCAGCGAACTGTGCATCACCGTCGGCACTCTGATCGTGCTCTTCGTGGCGTACGTGCTGTTCTGGACCGGGGTGAAGGCCGACCGGGCGATGGATCAGCAGATCGACCGCCTCCAGGACCGGTGGTCCCAGGGCCGGGTCGCCACCGGCGCGGGGGCCCTGGACGCCTCGCCCCCGAAACCGGCCCTCTACGAGAACGGCGAACCCTTCGCCGTCATGTACGTCCCCCGCTTCGGTTTCACGTGGAACAAGCCCGTGCTCCAGGGCACCGCCACCGACATCCTCAAGAAGGGCCTCGGCCACTACGCGCGCACCGCCCGGCTCGGCCAGAAGGGCAACTTCGCCGTGGCCGGGCACCGGCGCACCTACGGCGACCCGTTCAAGGACTTCCCCGAGCTGCGCCCCGGCGACGCGGTGGTCCTGACCGACGGCACGACCTGGTTCACGTACCGCATCGACAGGAAGCCGTACAAGACGCTGCCCAGCGACACCGGGGTCGTCGACCCCGTGCCGCGGGGGTCCGGCTACCGCGAGACCGGCCGCTATCTCACCCTGACCACCTGCGAGCCCGAGTGGGGCCACAGCCACCGCCTCATCGCCTGGGCCCATCTGGACGCCACCCAGCCCGTGGAGGCCGGGAAACCCGAGGCACTGCGCCGTTAG